From a region of the Triticum aestivum cultivar Chinese Spring chromosome 7D, IWGSC CS RefSeq v2.1, whole genome shotgun sequence genome:
- the LOC123165222 gene encoding spermidine synthase 1 yields the protein MEAETAAKRARESEVAAAADGAGEQAGISAVIPGWFSEISPMWPGEAHSLKVEKVLFQGKSDYQDVLVFQSSTYGKVLVLDGVIQVTERDECAYQEMITHLPLCSIKDPKKVLVIGGGDGGVLREVSRHSSVEQIDICEIDKMVVDVSKQFFPHLALGFEDPRVSLHIGDGVAFLKNAPEGTYDAVIVDSSDPVGPAQELFEKPFFQSVSRALRPGGVVCTQAESIWLHMHIIEDIVTNCRQVFKGSVNYAWTTVPTYPSGVIGFMLCSTEGPSVDFQHPVFSIEEDEYSTKSKGQLKFYNSEFHTASFCLPSFARRVIEAKAN from the exons ATGgaggccgagacggcggcgaaGAGGGCGCGGGAGAGCGAGGTCGCTGCGGCGGCGGACGGGGCCGGTGAGCAGGCGGGGATCTCGGCCGTCATCCCCGGATGGTTCTCCGAGATCAGCCCCATGtggcccggcgaggcgcactcgcTCAAGGTGGAGAAGGTCCTGTTCCAAGGCAAGTCGGACTACCAAGACGTGCTGGTTTTCCAGTCCTCCACCTACGGGAAGGTGCTCGTCCTGGATGGGGTGATCCAGGTGACGGAGAGGGACGAGTGCGCCTACCAGGAGATGATCACCCACCTCCCTCTCTGCTCAATCAAAGATCCCAAGAAGGTCCTGGTCATCGGGGGCGGAGACGGCGGCGTTCTGCGGGAGGTCTCACGGCACTCCTCGGTGGAGCAGATCGACATCTGCGAGATCGACAAGATGGTGGTCGATGTGTCCAAGCAGTTCTTCCCTCATCTGGCCCTCGGGTTCGAGGACCCTCGCGTGTCCCTGCACATCGGAGACGGCGTCGCCTTCCTGAAGAATGCTCCAGAGGGCACCTACGATGCAGTGATAGTCGATTCCTCCGATCCAGTAGGTCCTGCTCAGGAGCTGTTCGAGAAGCCGTTCTTCCAGTCCGTCTCCAGGGCTCTGCGTCCGGGCGGGGTCGTCTGCACCCAGGCGGAGAGCATATGGCTGCACATGCACATCATAGAAGACATTGTCACCAACTGTCGCCAGGTTTTCAAAGGCTCCGTGAACTACGCATGGACTACGGTACCCACATACCCAAG CGGAGTGATAGGTTTCATGCTCTGCTCCACCGAGGGGCCTAGTGTTGATTTCCAGCATCCTGTCTTCAGCATCGAGGAGGACGAATACTCCACAAAATCCAAGGGGCAGCTCAAGTTCTACAACTCCGAGTTCCACACCGCATCGTTTTGTTTGCCATCATTTGCGAGGAGGGTCATTGAGGCCAAGGCTAACTAG